The following coding sequences lie in one Massilia sp. KIM genomic window:
- the epsC gene encoding serine O-acetyltransferase EpsC: protein MNSDFPYSGGSVHWHLGPVIDALRTSRETTHNIRHQRRVRELPSREVLRQVVDGVSAALFPTHYGRPDLNDESIDFFVGDTLTVALDRLVEQVRRALRFTPQGEELGEPELAERARAITRDFAASLPDIRGLLVSDVQAALAGDPAATSVAEIMLCYPGTIAILYHRLAHRLYRLGVPFLARLIADIGHSLTGIDIHPAASIGASFFIDHGTGVVIGETAVIGERVRLYQAVTLGAKRFPVDPNGALVKGTPRHPIVEDDVVIYAGATILGRITVGAGSTIGGNVWLTQSVPPGSNVSQAQMRNTE from the coding sequence ATGAACAGCGACTTTCCCTATTCCGGCGGCTCGGTGCACTGGCACCTGGGGCCCGTCATCGATGCCTTGCGCACCTCGCGCGAGACCACCCACAACATCCGCCACCAGCGGCGCGTGCGCGAGCTGCCCTCGCGCGAGGTGCTCAGGCAAGTGGTGGACGGCGTCTCGGCCGCGCTCTTTCCCACCCATTACGGCCGGCCCGACCTGAACGACGAGAGCATCGATTTCTTCGTCGGCGACACCCTCACCGTCGCGCTCGACCGCCTGGTCGAGCAGGTAAGGCGCGCGCTGCGCTTCACGCCCCAGGGCGAGGAGCTCGGGGAGCCCGAGCTGGCCGAGCGGGCGCGCGCCATCACCCGCGATTTCGCCGCCAGCCTGCCCGATATCCGGGGCCTGCTGGTGTCGGACGTGCAGGCCGCGCTGGCCGGCGACCCGGCGGCGACCTCGGTGGCCGAGATCATGCTGTGCTACCCGGGCACCATCGCCATCCTCTACCATCGCCTGGCGCATCGCCTGTACCGGCTGGGCGTGCCCTTCCTGGCGCGCCTGATCGCCGACATCGGCCACTCGCTGACCGGGATCGACATCCACCCGGCGGCCAGCATCGGGGCCAGCTTCTTCATCGACCACGGCACCGGGGTGGTCATCGGCGAGACCGCCGTCATCGGCGAGCGGGTGCGCCTGTACCAGGCCGTGACCCTGGGCGCCAAGCGCTTCCCGGTGGACCCCAACGGGGCGCTGGTCAAGGGCACGCCGCGCCACCCGATCGTCGAGGACGACGTGGTGATCTACGCCGGCGCCACCATCCTCGGGCGCATCACGGTGGGGGCCGGGTCCACCATCGGCGGCAACGTCTGGCTGACCCAGAGCGTCCCGCCGGGCAGCAACGTCTCGCAGGCGCAGATGCGCAACACCGAGTAA
- a CDS encoding NADP-dependent oxidoreductase, with product MRGWAIQGYGGEIVLMDDLPVPRPGPREVLIKMRSAEVGIWDELVRTGASDVAHAFPLVLGLSGAGSIAALGAQVEGFAEGQYVYAYNYPLADNGSWAEYMLVPDDYIARVPASIAPMEAGGLPIAGLSAYESLIELLAVKEDEIVVVSGGAGGVGHLAVQIASLFGARVGATASRRNRDFLADLGAEVVIDYTEADDLSRAILAAFPGGVDKILNCVRGEDANDYVWALKEGGRMVDLPGSVTVGRPGVDVISDHVVRGNGARLAQLASLFDDGALQVALHDIVPFADAQDALDEVLTGHVRGKVVLRIS from the coding sequence ATGCGTGGCTGGGCCATCCAGGGCTACGGCGGCGAGATCGTGTTGATGGACGACCTCCCGGTGCCCAGGCCGGGCCCGCGCGAGGTCCTGATCAAGATGCGCAGCGCCGAGGTCGGCATCTGGGATGAACTGGTGCGCACCGGCGCAAGCGACGTGGCGCACGCCTTCCCCCTGGTGCTGGGCCTGAGCGGGGCCGGCTCGATCGCGGCGCTGGGCGCGCAGGTGGAGGGCTTTGCCGAGGGCCAGTACGTGTACGCCTACAATTACCCGCTGGCGGACAATGGTTCCTGGGCGGAGTACATGCTAGTGCCGGACGATTACATTGCGCGCGTGCCGGCCTCGATCGCGCCGATGGAAGCGGGCGGACTGCCGATCGCCGGGCTGAGCGCCTATGAATCGCTGATCGAGCTGCTCGCCGTCAAGGAAGACGAGATCGTGGTGGTGAGTGGCGGCGCGGGCGGGGTCGGCCACCTCGCGGTACAGATCGCATCGCTGTTCGGCGCGCGCGTCGGGGCGACCGCCAGCCGCCGCAACCGGGATTTCCTGGCCGACCTCGGCGCCGAGGTGGTGATCGACTATACCGAAGCGGACGACCTCAGCAGGGCGATCCTGGCGGCCTTTCCCGGCGGGGTCGACAAGATCCTCAACTGCGTGCGCGGCGAGGACGCGAACGACTACGTGTGGGCGCTCAAGGAGGGCGGCAGGATGGTCGACCTGCCCGGTTCGGTAACGGTCGGGCGGCCTGGCGTGGACGTCATTTCCGACCATGTGGTGCGCGGCAATGGCGCGCGCCTGGCGCAGCTGGCCAGCCTGTTCGATGACGGCGCGCTGCAGGTGGCGCTGCACGACATCGTGCCCTTCGCCGATGCCCAGGACGCGCTCGACGAGGTGCTCACCGGCCATGTGCGCGGTAAAGTCGTGCTCAGGATAAGCTGA
- a CDS encoding aldo/keto reductase, producing MRTTRLPSGREVPVLGQGTWGLGERPENRQNEIDALRFGIDIGMTLIDTAEMYGDGAAEALIGKAIEGRREQTFIVDKVLPHNASRKRMVEACENSLRRLNTDRIDLYLLHWRGGVPLADTLAGFDDLLGAGKIRYWGVSNFDVPDMEQLIRLSGGDAVTSNQVLYNLSRRGVEYDLMPWCERHRIPIMAYSPLEQGRLMKNPELRRIADEHSASPAQIALAWVLRKEHLTAIPKASSPGHAKQNRVALDIHLTPDQLAALDRVFPPPNHKMPLEMI from the coding sequence ATGCGCACAACAAGATTACCGTCGGGCCGGGAAGTGCCTGTCCTCGGACAAGGCACCTGGGGCCTGGGGGAGCGACCGGAAAACCGCCAGAACGAAATCGACGCGCTGCGCTTCGGTATCGACATCGGCATGACCTTGATCGACACGGCCGAAATGTATGGCGACGGCGCGGCCGAGGCCTTGATCGGCAAGGCGATCGAAGGGCGCAGGGAACAGACCTTCATCGTCGACAAGGTGCTTCCCCATAATGCGTCGCGCAAGAGAATGGTGGAGGCCTGCGAGAACAGCCTGCGCCGTCTCAACACCGACCGCATCGATCTCTACCTGTTGCACTGGCGCGGCGGGGTGCCGCTGGCGGACACCTTGGCCGGCTTCGACGACCTGCTGGGCGCCGGAAAGATCCGCTACTGGGGCGTGAGCAATTTCGATGTGCCGGACATGGAGCAGCTCATCAGGCTGTCGGGTGGGGATGCGGTGACGAGCAACCAGGTGCTGTACAACCTGAGCCGGCGAGGCGTCGAATACGACCTGATGCCGTGGTGCGAGCGGCATCGCATTCCGATCATGGCGTATTCTCCGCTGGAGCAGGGCCGCCTGATGAAGAACCCGGAACTGCGGCGCATCGCCGACGAGCATTCCGCCAGTCCGGCCCAGATCGCCCTGGCCTGGGTGCTGCGCAAGGAGCACCTGACCGCGATCCCGAAGGCCAGCTCGCCCGGGCATGCCAAGCAGAACCGGGTCGCGCTCGACATTCACCTGACGCCGGACCAGCTCGCGGCCCTGGACCGCGTCTTCCCTCCGCCGAACCACAAAATGCCCCTGGAGATGATCTAG
- a CDS encoding CAP domain-containing protein, whose protein sequence is MSVRTILHRGRARAPFLLAALAVLAGPRPAAALPSPSPLYGADPLAAMINAYRAAPGACDGRAAAPAAPLDAHPALSQVRIGPATFIENALERVGYAAEQAELVSVTGPEDAQAAMTVLVQKHCRTLLSTRFSAIGSYREGKEWTVVLARPAPPLPSVAFPDWRDAGRVILDGVNAARASGYTCGRQYFPPAPPLSWNAALGKAALGHSEDMAARRYFAHKAKDGSMAAERALRAGYRWRQVGENIAFGQNTPEEAVAGWLDSPGHCANIMNAGFTEMGAAYGIAAERRAGIIYWTQVFGRPN, encoded by the coding sequence ATGTCTGTTCGTACGATCCTGCACCGGGGACGCGCACGCGCTCCCTTCCTGCTCGCCGCGCTGGCCGTGCTGGCGGGGCCGCGCCCGGCCGCCGCCCTGCCCTCGCCCTCGCCGCTCTACGGCGCCGACCCGCTGGCGGCGATGATCAACGCCTACCGCGCCGCCCCCGGCGCCTGCGACGGCCGCGCCGCTGCGCCGGCTGCGCCGCTCGACGCCCATCCGGCCCTGTCCCAGGTGCGCATCGGCCCCGCCACCTTCATCGAGAACGCGCTGGAGCGGGTGGGCTATGCGGCCGAACAGGCCGAACTCGTCTCGGTCACCGGTCCCGAGGACGCGCAGGCTGCGATGACGGTGCTCGTGCAGAAGCACTGCCGCACCCTGCTGAGCACGCGCTTTTCGGCGATCGGCAGTTACCGCGAAGGCAAGGAATGGACGGTGGTGCTGGCCCGCCCCGCGCCGCCCCTGCCTTCGGTCGCCTTCCCCGACTGGCGCGACGCCGGCAGGGTGATCCTGGACGGCGTGAACGCGGCGCGCGCCAGCGGCTATACCTGCGGCCGCCAGTATTTCCCCCCGGCCCCGCCGCTGAGCTGGAACGCCGCGCTGGGCAAGGCCGCGCTCGGCCACAGCGAGGACATGGCGGCGCGCCGCTACTTCGCCCACAAGGCGAAGGACGGCAGCATGGCGGCCGAGCGCGCCCTGCGCGCCGGCTACCGCTGGCGCCAGGTGGGCGAGAACATCGCCTTCGGCCAGAACACGCCTGAGGAAGCCGTGGCCGGCTGGCTCGACAGCCCCGGCCACTGCGCCAACATCATGAACGCCGGCTTCACCGAGATGGGCGCGGCCTACGGCATCGCGGCCGAGCGGCGCGCCGGCATCATCTACTGGACCCAGGTGTTCGGCCGCCCGAACTGA
- a CDS encoding SDR family NAD(P)-dependent oxidoreductase, translating to MNSLPDQFHALVIGASGAIGKAFVDLLGDLPRCASVHALHRHSTPAIDFADESSVAEAARALGGSRRYHLIINAAGLLHGEAFMPEKRLADLNYTQMQATFQANAFGPALVLRHFVPLLAGERAILAMLSAKVGSIGDNRLGGWYSYRASKAALNMMLRTAAIEVARTQKNSVIVALHPGTVSSRLSQPFRGETIGRPAHDAATDMLDVIDSLTPADSGSFRSYNGAELPW from the coding sequence ATGAACAGTCTTCCCGACCAGTTTCACGCATTGGTCATCGGCGCCTCGGGCGCGATCGGGAAAGCCTTTGTCGACCTGCTCGGCGATTTGCCACGCTGCGCGAGCGTGCATGCGCTGCACCGGCACTCGACGCCCGCCATCGATTTCGCCGACGAATCCAGCGTTGCCGAAGCGGCGCGCGCCCTTGGCGGCAGCCGGCGCTACCACCTGATCATCAATGCGGCGGGCCTCTTGCATGGCGAGGCCTTCATGCCGGAGAAACGCCTCGCCGATCTGAACTACACGCAGATGCAGGCGACCTTCCAGGCCAACGCCTTCGGCCCCGCGCTGGTGCTGCGCCATTTCGTTCCGCTGCTGGCGGGCGAGCGCGCCATCCTGGCCATGCTGTCGGCCAAGGTGGGCAGCATCGGCGACAACCGTCTGGGTGGCTGGTACAGCTACCGCGCTTCCAAGGCCGCCCTCAACATGATGCTCAGGACGGCCGCGATCGAAGTCGCCCGCACCCAGAAGAACAGCGTGATCGTCGCACTCCATCCCGGCACCGTCAGCTCCCGCCTGTCGCAGCCGTTTCGCGGCGAAACCATCGGGCGGCCTGCGCATGATGCAGCAACCGACATGCTCGATGTCATCGATTCGCTGACGCCAGCGGACAGCGGATCGTTCCGATCCTACAATGGCGCCGAACTGCCCTGGTAG
- the uvsE gene encoding UV DNA damage repair endonuclease UvsE — MTQAQLGLVCITASTEVRYRALTRKRLLAHDEQAQRKLLEDLYRDNIQTLDSALRYCEATGIRLYRMPSSIFPFADEPIGREVLEGFAATLGRSGRRAIERGTRLVMHPEQFVVLNSDSEGVVANSIKILQMHADIMDLLDQPRTPWALLEIHGGKADRADALVERIARLPDGIRCRIGLENDEYAYSAEEIHDICMRAGVPMVFDAHHHVVHEDLDSYEHPSVEAMLRKARETWNVPGHQLVHISNGRSSFNDRQHADLIVTMPSSYRMAPWIEIEAKLKEEAIRGLDGWEARFG, encoded by the coding sequence ATGACGCAAGCACAACTCGGCCTGGTCTGCATCACGGCCTCCACGGAGGTGCGCTACCGTGCGCTCACGCGCAAGCGCCTGCTGGCGCATGACGAGCAGGCCCAGCGCAAGCTGCTCGAGGATTTGTATCGCGACAACATCCAGACCCTGGACAGCGCGCTGCGCTATTGCGAAGCCACCGGCATCCGGCTCTACCGCATGCCTTCCTCGATCTTCCCCTTCGCCGACGAGCCGATCGGCCGCGAGGTGCTGGAAGGCTTCGCCGCCACGCTGGGGCGCTCGGGCCGCCGCGCCATCGAGCGCGGCACCCGCCTGGTGATGCATCCGGAGCAGTTCGTGGTGCTGAATTCCGATTCGGAAGGGGTGGTCGCCAACAGCATCAAGATCCTGCAAATGCATGCCGACATCATGGACTTGCTCGATCAGCCGCGCACGCCCTGGGCCCTGCTCGAAATCCACGGCGGCAAGGCCGACCGCGCCGATGCCCTGGTCGAGCGCATCGCCCGGCTGCCGGACGGGATACGCTGCCGCATCGGGCTCGAGAACGACGAGTACGCCTACAGCGCCGAGGAAATCCACGACATCTGCATGCGCGCCGGGGTGCCGATGGTGTTCGACGCCCACCACCATGTGGTGCACGAGGACCTGGACAGCTACGAGCACCCGAGCGTGGAAGCCATGCTGCGCAAGGCGCGCGAGACCTGGAACGTGCCCGGGCACCAGCTGGTGCACATCTCGAATGGACGCAGCAGCTTCAACGACCGCCAGCATGCCGACCTGATCGTGACCATGCCCTCGTCCTACCGGATGGCGCCCTGGATCGAGATCGAGGCCAAGTTGAAGGAAGAAGCGATCCGCGGCCTAGACGGCTGGGAAGCGCGCTTCGGCTGA
- a CDS encoding tetratricopeptide repeat protein, whose protein sequence is MKPYFVMLGAAAAAAMLLALPSGQAAKETAPAFDPLFSGATCGPRAGKPPVLAHLVQAQVETRPFLPAQRAPSQAATDTAPPLYDDLGALHMPVTTSSSRAQAYFDQGLRLTFAFNHAEAARAFRAAQAADPRCAMCHWGEALVLGPNINAPMFPDAVAPAAAAVARAQRLAKGASPPEQALIRAVARRYSADPQADRAALDQAYAAAMTEAARAHPKDDTIQVLFAESLMDLSPWDYWAAGGAQPKGRTAEMVNALERVLKRNPSHPGAAHYYIHAVEASVHAEKALPPARMLAHQIPGAGHIVHMPSHIYYRLGMYREALASNQAAIAVDERYFSRAGSDPVYRGAYYPHNIHFVMVSALMGGDGRTTLQAASKLDEVITPEQLKAIGLLQPVKAAPYFAHVQFSSPDVLLSLPDPGPDFVLVKAMWHYARAVGHARQGAADAAQREIAALERIERSGDFKPVADWGIPGREIVKTAHAVARGRLADMQGNLPGAIAAYREAVAIQDTLPYMEPPYWYYPVRQSLGVALLRAGQLDDAEQVFRASLARTPSNGWALRGLMEVYKLRGDEAALGAVQKRFATTWLGKPDGPALSSL, encoded by the coding sequence ATGAAACCGTATTTCGTCATGCTTGGAGCCGCCGCGGCGGCCGCGATGCTGCTTGCCTTGCCGTCCGGCCAGGCTGCGAAGGAAACTGCGCCCGCCTTCGATCCACTGTTTTCGGGCGCTACCTGCGGGCCACGCGCCGGCAAGCCGCCCGTGCTCGCCCATCTGGTGCAGGCCCAGGTCGAAACCCGTCCCTTCCTGCCGGCCCAGCGCGCGCCCAGTCAGGCCGCAACCGATACCGCGCCACCGCTGTACGACGACCTCGGCGCGCTGCACATGCCGGTCACCACCAGCTCGTCGCGGGCGCAGGCCTACTTCGACCAGGGCCTGCGCCTGACCTTCGCCTTCAACCACGCCGAGGCGGCGCGCGCCTTCCGCGCCGCGCAGGCGGCCGATCCGCGCTGCGCCATGTGCCATTGGGGCGAAGCCCTGGTCCTCGGCCCCAACATCAACGCGCCCATGTTCCCCGACGCGGTGGCGCCGGCCGCCGCCGCGGTCGCCCGCGCGCAGCGCCTGGCCAAGGGCGCCAGCCCGCCCGAGCAGGCCCTGATCCGCGCCGTGGCGCGCCGCTACAGCGCCGATCCGCAGGCCGACCGCGCCGCCCTCGACCAGGCCTACGCCGCCGCCATGACCGAGGCGGCGCGCGCCCACCCCAAGGACGACACCATCCAGGTGCTGTTCGCCGAGTCGCTGATGGACCTCTCGCCCTGGGACTACTGGGCGGCGGGCGGGGCCCAGCCCAAGGGTCGCACGGCCGAGATGGTCAACGCGCTCGAGCGTGTGCTGAAGCGCAATCCCTCGCACCCGGGCGCGGCCCACTACTACATCCACGCGGTGGAAGCCTCGGTGCATGCCGAGAAGGCGCTGCCGCCGGCACGCATGCTGGCGCATCAGATCCCGGGCGCCGGCCACATCGTGCACATGCCTTCGCACATCTACTACCGCCTCGGCATGTACCGCGAGGCGCTGGCCTCGAACCAGGCCGCGATCGCGGTCGACGAGCGCTACTTTTCGCGCGCCGGCAGCGACCCGGTCTACCGCGGCGCCTACTATCCGCACAACATCCATTTCGTGATGGTCTCGGCCCTGATGGGGGGCGACGGCCGCACCACCCTGCAGGCGGCGTCCAAGCTCGACGAGGTGATCACCCCCGAACAGCTCAAGGCCATCGGCCTGCTGCAACCGGTCAAGGCCGCGCCTTATTTCGCCCACGTCCAGTTCAGCAGTCCCGATGTGCTGCTGTCCCTGCCCGATCCCGGTCCGGATTTCGTCCTGGTCAAGGCCATGTGGCATTACGCGCGCGCCGTCGGCCATGCGCGACAGGGCGCTGCCGACGCCGCCCAGCGCGAGATCGCCGCCCTCGAGCGCATCGAGCGCAGCGGCGACTTCAAGCCGGTCGCTGACTGGGGCATCCCTGGCCGGGAAATCGTCAAGACGGCGCATGCGGTGGCACGGGGGCGACTTGCCGACATGCAGGGCAACCTGCCGGGCGCGATCGCCGCATACCGAGAGGCCGTGGCGATCCAGGACACGCTCCCTTACATGGAACCGCCCTACTGGTATTACCCGGTGCGCCAGTCGCTCGGCGTGGCCCTGCTGCGCGCCGGCCAGCTGGACGACGCCGAACAGGTGTTCCGCGCCTCGCTGGCGCGCACGCCCAGCAACGGCTGGGCCTTGCGCGGCCTGATGGAGGTCTACAAGCTGCGCGGCGATGAAGCGGCCCTGGGCGCGGTGCAAAAGCGCTTCGCCACCACTTGGCTGGGCAAGCCGGACGGACCGGCCCTGTCCTCGCTCTAG
- a CDS encoding BCCT family transporter, which translates to MQILLSAGFILCIVVWGVLAPEHMDAVFDTALAAVTRNFGWLYLWIVLGLVLFALFVAMSRYGNLKLGSEDEEPEFSLGSWFSMLFAAGMGIGLVYWGVAEPISHFMHAPPGVTDRTPEAANAAMRYAFFHWGLHPWAVYSVVALAIAFFQYRRQGDALISTSIRSLPWAPLRRVSGVFNGLAVVATAFGVAASLGMGALQVNSGLNAVFGVAIGQAAQVAIIVITTAIFLASAVSGVERGVKLLSNFNLVVAALLALAVFLLGPTVAIIDTLTNTLGSYLTEIVRMSLRATPFRDSSWVGNWTIFYWAWWIAWSPFVGLFIARVSRGRSLREFVLGTVLAPSLAAFVWFSVFGGSALYLEIWRQVPLSAAVEADTATALFTLFDALPLGGLMSVVATLLVFVFFVTSGDSAVLVLSMMSTGGNPAPPVRIKLLWGVLVAGIAISLLLAGGLQAVQTATIVFALPFSLVILLMVLALWRGLREDWAEQARRERELRRRMREMVGK; encoded by the coding sequence ATGCAAATTCTTCTCTCCGCCGGCTTTATCCTGTGCATCGTCGTCTGGGGCGTTCTTGCACCCGAGCACATGGATGCGGTCTTCGACACGGCGCTGGCCGCCGTGACCCGCAATTTCGGCTGGCTGTATCTGTGGATCGTGCTCGGGCTGGTGCTGTTCGCGCTGTTCGTGGCCATGAGTCGCTACGGCAACCTGAAGCTGGGCAGCGAGGACGAGGAACCGGAGTTTTCCCTCGGCAGCTGGTTTTCGATGCTGTTCGCCGCGGGTATGGGTATCGGCCTGGTGTACTGGGGCGTGGCCGAGCCGATCTCGCACTTCATGCACGCGCCGCCCGGGGTGACGGACCGCACGCCGGAAGCCGCCAACGCCGCCATGCGCTACGCCTTCTTCCATTGGGGCCTGCACCCCTGGGCGGTGTACAGCGTGGTGGCGCTGGCGATCGCCTTCTTCCAGTACCGGCGCCAGGGCGACGCCCTGATCAGCACCAGCATCCGCTCCTTGCCGTGGGCTCCCCTGCGCCGCGTATCCGGCGTGTTCAACGGCCTGGCCGTGGTGGCGACCGCCTTCGGCGTGGCCGCTTCGCTGGGCATGGGAGCGCTGCAGGTCAACAGCGGCCTGAACGCCGTGTTCGGGGTCGCGATCGGCCAGGCGGCCCAGGTGGCGATCATCGTGATCACGACCGCGATCTTCCTGGCCTCGGCCGTGTCCGGAGTCGAGCGCGGCGTCAAGCTGCTCTCGAACTTCAACCTGGTCGTGGCGGCACTGCTGGCCCTGGCCGTGTTCCTGCTGGGTCCGACCGTGGCCATCATCGACACGCTCACCAACACCCTGGGCAGTTACCTGACCGAGATCGTGCGCATGAGCCTGCGCGCCACGCCTTTCCGCGACAGCAGCTGGGTCGGCAACTGGACCATCTTCTACTGGGCCTGGTGGATCGCCTGGTCGCCCTTCGTCGGCCTGTTCATCGCCCGCGTCTCGCGCGGCCGCAGCCTGCGCGAGTTCGTGCTGGGCACGGTGCTGGCGCCCTCGCTGGCGGCCTTCGTCTGGTTCTCGGTCTTCGGCGGAAGCGCCCTCTACCTCGAGATCTGGCGCCAGGTGCCCTTGTCTGCCGCGGTCGAGGCCGATACCGCGACCGCCCTGTTCACCTTGTTCGACGCACTGCCGCTGGGTGGCCTGATGTCGGTCGTGGCAACCTTGCTGGTGTTCGTGTTCTTCGTGACCTCCGGCGATTCCGCCGTATTGGTGCTGAGCATGATGAGCACCGGCGGCAACCCGGCGCCGCCCGTGCGTATCAAGCTGTTGTGGGGCGTACTGGTGGCGGGGATCGCGATCAGCCTGTTGCTGGCGGGCGGACTGCAGGCGGTGCAGACCGCGACCATCGTGTTCGCCTTGCCGTTCTCGCTGGTGATCCTGCTGATGGTGCTCGCGTTGTGGCGCGGCCTGCGCGAGGACTGGGCCGAGCAGGCGCGCCGCGAGCGGGAACTGCGCCGCCGCATGCGCGAGATGGTGGGGAAGTAA
- a CDS encoding lipocalin family protein produces MRYKTLTAASFLLGLAAGAALAQPASAPLKTIPALDVKRYMGTWYEIAKFPNRFQKKCAGDTTATYGLREDGRVSVVNRCRTHEGGEDVAEGVARQLGAADSPRLEVRFAPAILSFIPLVWGDYWVIDLDEQYQLSAVSEPKREYLWILSRSPQVDPAAYEALLGRLAAQGLDTSKLERTSHTGAAR; encoded by the coding sequence ATGCGCTACAAAACGCTGACCGCCGCCTCTTTCCTGCTCGGCCTGGCCGCAGGCGCAGCCCTGGCCCAACCCGCGTCTGCGCCCCTGAAAACCATCCCCGCGCTCGACGTGAAGCGCTACATGGGCACCTGGTACGAGATCGCCAAGTTCCCCAACCGCTTCCAGAAGAAGTGCGCCGGCGACACCACCGCCACTTATGGCCTGCGCGAGGACGGCCGGGTAAGCGTCGTCAACCGCTGCCGCACGCATGAAGGCGGCGAAGACGTGGCCGAGGGCGTGGCCAGGCAGCTCGGCGCGGCGGACTCGCCCCGCCTCGAAGTGCGCTTCGCGCCCGCCATCCTGTCCTTCATCCCGCTGGTCTGGGGCGATTACTGGGTGATCGACCTGGACGAGCAGTACCAGCTCTCCGCCGTCAGCGAACCCAAGCGCGAATACCTGTGGATCCTGTCGCGCAGCCCCCAGGTCGACCCGGCCGCCTACGAGGCCCTGCTGGGACGTCTCGCCGCCCAGGGCCTGGACACCTCCAAGCTGGAGCGCACCAGCCACACGGGCGCGGCCCGGTAG
- a CDS encoding alpha/beta fold hydrolase: protein MSILLVPGYMADETLWDGVAGRLAPFGPLAHADLRHDSTLEAMARRALGGAPPSFVLIGFSMGGYVAREIVYQAPERVRALVLIATSTRPDSPALRQSKGAVARAAPSVSFAGLSRTAIATSLHPRERDNEALIERVRAMGVRLGGEAFRRQSMLERPGDLGRLHEIRCPTLIVAAGQDRLRSRQESEELHAGIAGSELVVIEDSGHMIPIEAPQALGEVIAPWLARVSAEARFPAV, encoded by the coding sequence ATGTCCATCCTGCTCGTTCCCGGCTACATGGCCGACGAGACGCTCTGGGACGGCGTGGCCGGCCGGCTGGCTCCTTTCGGGCCGCTGGCGCATGCCGACCTGCGTCACGACTCGACCCTCGAAGCGATGGCGCGCCGCGCCCTCGGCGGCGCGCCGCCGTCCTTCGTGCTGATCGGTTTTTCCATGGGCGGCTACGTCGCCCGCGAGATCGTCTACCAGGCGCCGGAGCGCGTGCGCGCCCTGGTCCTGATCGCCACCTCCACCCGTCCCGATTCGCCCGCGCTCAGGCAGAGCAAGGGGGCGGTGGCGCGCGCCGCGCCCTCGGTGTCCTTCGCGGGCCTGAGCCGCACGGCGATCGCCACCTCGCTGCACCCGCGCGAGCGCGACAACGAGGCGCTGATCGAGCGCGTGCGGGCCATGGGCGTGCGGCTGGGCGGCGAAGCCTTCCGGCGCCAGTCGATGCTGGAGCGCCCCGGCGACCTGGGGCGCCTGCACGAGATCCGCTGTCCGACCCTGATCGTCGCCGCCGGGCAGGACCGGCTGCGCAGCCGGCAGGAATCGGAAGAGCTGCACGCGGGGATCGCGGGCTCGGAGCTGGTGGTGATCGAGGACAGTGGACACATGATCCCGATCGAGGCCCCGCAGGCGCTGGGCGAGGTCATCGCCCCCTGGCTGGCGCGGGTGTCAGCCGAAGCGCGCTTCCCAGCCGTCTAG
- a CDS encoding acyl-CoA thioesterase, with the protein MNLPSHQLSMTVLMTPDTANFSGNVHGGIILKLLDQVAYACASRYAGFYVVTMSVDQVTFRQPIHVGELVTFLAAVNYTGRSSMEIGIKVIAEDIRGQVVRHVNSCFFTMVAVDDDRKPVAIRQLEPGTPDEQRRWEEAKGRRELRLALERQHAERIASRAT; encoded by the coding sequence ATGAATCTTCCCTCCCACCAGCTCAGCATGACGGTGCTGATGACGCCCGACACCGCCAATTTCTCCGGCAACGTCCACGGCGGCATCATCCTCAAGCTGCTCGACCAGGTCGCCTATGCCTGCGCCAGCCGCTACGCCGGCTTCTACGTGGTCACCATGAGCGTCGACCAGGTGACCTTCCGCCAGCCCATCCACGTCGGCGAGCTGGTGACCTTCCTCGCCGCCGTCAACTACACCGGCCGCAGCTCGATGGAAATCGGGATCAAGGTGATCGCCGAAGACATCCGCGGCCAGGTGGTGCGCCACGTGAACAGCTGCTTCTTCACCATGGTGGCGGTGGACGACGACCGCAAGCCGGTCGCCATCCGCCAGCTCGAGCCCGGCACGCCGGACGAGCAGCGCCGCTGGGAAGAAGCCAAGGGCCGGCGCGAGCTGCGCCTGGCGCTCGAACGCCAGCATGCGGAGCGGATCGCCTCGCGCGCCACCTGA